In a single window of the Bradyrhizobium erythrophlei genome:
- a CDS encoding bifunctional cytochrome P450/NADPH--P450 reductase, giving the protein MASTNRLSPIPHPPTKPVVGNMLSLDSTAPVQNLARLAKELGPIFWLDMMGAPLVIVSGHDLVEELSDEKRFDKAVRGPLRRVRAVAGDGLFTADTNEPNWSKAHNILLQPFGNRAMQSYHPSMVDIADQLVKKWERLNGDEEIDVVHDMTALTLDTIGLCGFDYRFNSFYRRDYHPFVESLVRSLETIMMIRGLPMENWWMQRRRRDLAADVAFMNKMVDEIVAERRKNAEAAEDKKDMLGAMMTGVDRATGEQLDDVNIRYQINTFLIAGHETTSGLLSCALYALLKHPEVLRKAYEEVDRVLGPDIEAKPTYQQVTQLTYITQILKEALRLWPPAPAYGISPLSDETIGGKYKLKKNTFITVLVLALHRDPSVWGPNPDAFDPENFSREAEVARPVNAWKPFGNGQRACIGRGFAMHEAALAIGMILQRFKLIDVNRYQMVLKETLTIKPDGFKIKVRPRTEKDRGAYAGRTTAAAAAVSTSAPAPRTRTRPGHNTPLLVLYGSNLGTAEELATRVADLAEVNGFATRLAPLDDFVGKLPEQGGVLIFCASYNGAPPDNATQFIKWLGSELPKDAFAKVRYAVFGCGNSDWFATYQSIPRFIDERLTAHGASNAYVRGEGDARDDLDGQFEAWFAKLRPLAVKQFGIDSNFDRSADDEPLYRIEPVAPSAVNAIAALGGVAPMKVLDNTELQNKVGANASDRSTRHIEVQLPPGTSYRVGDHLSVVPRNDPALVDAVARRFGFLPADQIRLQVAEGRRAQLPIGDTVSVGRLLTDFVELQQVATRKQIQIMSEHTRCPVTKPKLLAYVGDDAAATDRYRSDILGKRKSVFDLLEEHPACELPFHAYLEMLSLLAPRYYSISSSPSVDPSRCSLTAAVVEGPASSGRGLYKGICSNYLAGRRAGETIHATVRETKAGFRLPDDTSVPIIMIGPGTGLAPFRGFLQQRAALKAKGAPLGPALLFFGCRHPDQDYLYADELKAFAADGIAELHTAFSRAEGPKTYVQHLIAAQKERVWSLIEHGAIVYVCGDGGKMEPDVKAALVAIYRERSGADAAAGMRWIDDLGTKNRYVLDVWAGG; this is encoded by the coding sequence ATGGCGTCGACCAACAGACTGAGCCCGATCCCGCATCCGCCGACCAAACCGGTGGTTGGCAACATGCTGTCGCTGGACTCCACCGCGCCGGTACAGAACCTGGCCCGGCTCGCCAAGGAGCTGGGGCCGATCTTCTGGCTCGACATGATGGGCGCGCCGCTTGTCATCGTCTCCGGCCATGACCTCGTCGAAGAGCTCAGCGACGAGAAACGCTTCGACAAGGCGGTGCGCGGGCCGTTGCGCCGGGTGCGTGCGGTCGCCGGTGACGGCCTCTTCACCGCCGACACCAATGAGCCGAACTGGAGCAAGGCGCACAACATCCTGCTGCAGCCGTTCGGTAACCGCGCCATGCAGTCCTATCATCCGAGCATGGTCGATATCGCCGACCAACTGGTGAAGAAGTGGGAGCGGCTGAACGGCGACGAGGAGATCGACGTCGTTCACGACATGACCGCGCTGACGCTCGACACCATCGGATTGTGCGGGTTCGACTACCGTTTCAATTCGTTCTACCGCCGCGACTACCATCCGTTCGTCGAGTCGCTGGTGCGCTCGCTCGAAACCATCATGATGATCCGCGGCCTGCCGATGGAAAATTGGTGGATGCAGAGGCGTCGGCGCGACCTCGCCGCCGACGTCGCCTTCATGAACAAGATGGTCGACGAGATCGTCGCCGAACGCCGCAAGAATGCGGAAGCCGCCGAGGACAAGAAGGACATGCTCGGCGCCATGATGACCGGCGTCGATCGCGCCACCGGCGAACAGCTCGACGACGTCAACATCCGCTACCAGATCAATACATTCCTGATTGCGGGGCACGAGACCACCAGCGGCCTGTTGTCGTGCGCGCTCTATGCGCTGTTGAAGCATCCCGAGGTTCTCAGAAAGGCCTATGAGGAGGTCGACCGGGTGCTCGGGCCCGATATCGAGGCAAAGCCGACTTATCAGCAGGTGACACAACTCACCTACATCACCCAGATTTTGAAAGAAGCCCTGCGGCTGTGGCCGCCAGCGCCGGCCTACGGCATCTCGCCGCTCAGCGATGAGACCATCGGCGGCAAATACAAACTCAAGAAGAACACCTTCATCACGGTGCTGGTGCTGGCGCTGCATCGCGACCCCAGCGTATGGGGCCCGAACCCCGACGCGTTCGATCCGGAAAATTTCAGCCGCGAGGCCGAGGTGGCGCGTCCCGTCAATGCCTGGAAGCCGTTCGGCAATGGCCAGCGCGCCTGCATCGGCCGCGGCTTTGCGATGCATGAGGCCGCACTTGCCATCGGCATGATCCTTCAGCGCTTCAAGCTGATCGACGTCAACCGCTACCAGATGGTGCTGAAGGAGACGCTGACCATCAAGCCGGACGGATTCAAGATCAAGGTACGGCCGCGCACGGAGAAGGATCGCGGCGCCTACGCCGGGCGGACCACGGCCGCTGCGGCGGCGGTCTCGACATCAGCACCGGCGCCGCGCACTCGAACACGACCAGGACACAATACGCCGCTGCTGGTGCTGTATGGATCGAACCTCGGCACCGCCGAGGAACTCGCGACCCGCGTCGCCGATCTCGCCGAAGTCAATGGCTTTGCCACCAGACTGGCGCCACTCGATGATTTCGTCGGCAAGCTGCCGGAGCAGGGCGGCGTCCTGATCTTTTGCGCGTCGTATAACGGCGCGCCGCCCGACAATGCCACGCAATTCATCAAATGGCTCGGCAGCGAGCTGCCGAAGGATGCGTTCGCCAAAGTGCGCTACGCGGTGTTCGGTTGCGGCAACAGCGACTGGTTCGCGACATATCAGTCGATCCCGCGCTTCATTGACGAACGATTGACGGCGCATGGCGCCAGCAATGCCTATGTGCGCGGCGAGGGCGACGCGCGCGACGACCTCGACGGCCAGTTCGAGGCCTGGTTCGCCAAGCTGCGCCCGCTGGCGGTGAAGCAATTCGGCATCGATTCGAATTTCGATCGCAGCGCCGATGACGAGCCGCTTTACCGGATCGAGCCGGTGGCGCCGTCGGCGGTCAATGCCATCGCCGCACTCGGCGGCGTGGCGCCGATGAAGGTGCTGGACAACACCGAGTTGCAAAACAAGGTCGGCGCCAATGCCTCCGATCGGTCGACCCGGCACATCGAGGTGCAGCTGCCTCCCGGCACCAGCTATCGGGTCGGCGATCATCTCAGCGTGGTGCCGCGCAACGATCCAGCGCTGGTGGATGCCGTCGCGCGCCGCTTCGGATTTCTCCCCGCGGATCAGATCCGGCTGCAGGTCGCCGAAGGCCGACGCGCGCAATTGCCGATCGGCGACACGGTCTCGGTCGGACGGCTGTTGACCGACTTTGTCGAATTGCAGCAGGTCGCGACCCGCAAGCAGATCCAGATCATGTCGGAACATACGCGCTGTCCGGTGACCAAACCGAAACTGCTGGCCTATGTCGGCGACGATGCCGCCGCCACCGATCGCTATCGCTCGGACATCCTCGGCAAGCGCAAATCGGTGTTTGATCTTTTGGAAGAGCACCCGGCCTGCGAATTGCCGTTCCATGCCTATCTCGAAATGCTGTCGCTGCTGGCGCCGCGCTATTATTCGATCTCGTCGTCGCCCTCGGTCGATCCCTCGCGCTGCAGCCTCACCGCCGCCGTGGTCGAAGGCCCCGCGAGTTCAGGACGCGGCCTCTACAAGGGCATCTGCTCGAACTACCTCGCCGGTCGCCGCGCCGGCGAGACCATTCATGCCACCGTGCGCGAGACCAAGGCCGGCTTCCGCCTGCCCGACGACACTTCGGTGCCGATCATCATGATCGGCCCCGGCACGGGTCTTGCGCCATTCCGCGGTTTCCTGCAGCAGCGCGCCGCGCTGAAAGCGAAAGGCGCACCCCTCGGTCCGGCGCTGCTGTTTTTCGGCTGCCGTCATCCCGATCAGGATTATCTCTACGCCGACGAGTTGAAGGCCTTCGCCGCTGACGGCATCGCCGAACTGCACACCGCGTTCTCGCGTGCCGAGGGTCCGAAGACCTATGTCCAGCATCTGATCGCCGCACAAAAGGAACGCGTCTGGAGCCTGATCGAACACGGCGCGATCGTTTATGTCTGCGGCGATGGCGGCAAGATGGAGCCCGACGTCAAGGCCGCGCTGGTGGCGATCTATCGTGAACGCAGCGGCGCGGACGCCGCTGCGGGGATGCGCTGGATCGATGACCTCGGCACCAAAAATCGCTACGTGCTCGATGTCTGGGCGGGCGGATAA
- a CDS encoding efflux RND transporter permease subunit codes for MSAIVRLALARPYTFVVMAILIAIFGVRSAIGTPTDIFPNINIPVISVIWSYTGLPPDDMANRIVSIYERSLSSTVNDIEHIESQSLSGYGIVKIFFQPTVNISAAEAQVTSISQTILKQLPNGITPPFLLVYDASSVPIIQLALSSDTLSQTALNDLAVNFVRPALATIPGAQLPNAYGGAARQVQIDLDQNALRAHSLSATDIGSALARQSLITPVGTEKIGSYEYTIDLNDSPKAIEDFDNLPIKVVNGAVVFMRDVAHVHNGSPPQTNVVQSDGRKGVLMSVLKIGSASTLDIIAAVKARLPAIQATLPEGVNLTYVADQSGFVKSSVAAVVREGLIAAALTGFMILVFLGSWRSTFIITVSIPLAVLSSLIVLSALGQTINVMTLGGLALAVGILVDDATVTIENINRHMEEQGEDILTAITHGAQEIMAPATIALLCICIAFVPLLSLGGVAGYLFRPLAMAVVFAMIASYILTYTLVPTMAHFLLRNQHHHSSPSEDGGPSPKGFFARFQHGFEHYFERLRQGYLGLLELALQHRFWFAGGFLCVALASLGLAPFLGQDFFPSIDAGTIRIHMRAPTGTRIEETTRLTDQVEQKIRALMPPDRIASIVDNIGLPNSGINISYGSSGTIGVFDADISVSLNEGKTATDVYVKTLREKLPAAFPGTTFSFLPADIVTQILNFGSPAPLDVQIAGADLNASRAFANKLFAKIRYIPGVADPRIQEQFQNPSLKVDFNRELAGVVGLTESDAAAAIQATLSGSTQTAPTYWLNPANGVSYPVSVQTPQYGIDTLGELKNLPLAAAQSTQLLGGLATFSPEPLDAVVSHYDIRPVVNIYATAQGRDLGSVAADVQKIVDDSRADLPKGSTVTIRGQAGTMTDAYRQLFIGLAMSILLIYLLIVVNFQSWIDPFVIIMALPAALAGIVWMLFLTFTTLSVPALTGAIMCMGVATANSILVVSFARERLSEGKDALTAALEAGVTRFRPVIMTALAMIIGMAPMAIEPGQNSPLGRAVIGGLLFATFATLVFVPVLFSIAHGRQPRPVEAADPAAGAPSHA; via the coding sequence TTGAGTGCTATCGTCCGGTTAGCTCTTGCGCGTCCGTACACCTTCGTCGTCATGGCGATCTTGATCGCGATTTTTGGCGTGCGCTCGGCGATTGGCACGCCGACCGATATTTTTCCGAATATCAACATCCCGGTCATCTCGGTCATATGGAGCTATACCGGCTTGCCGCCGGACGATATGGCGAACCGCATCGTCTCAATCTACGAACGGTCGCTATCGTCGACTGTCAATGACATCGAGCATATCGAGTCGCAGTCGCTTTCCGGCTACGGAATCGTTAAAATCTTCTTCCAGCCGACAGTGAACATCAGCGCCGCCGAGGCGCAGGTTACATCGATATCTCAAACCATCTTGAAGCAACTTCCTAACGGCATCACCCCGCCGTTCCTGCTGGTTTACGACGCTTCAAGCGTTCCGATCATCCAACTCGCGTTGTCGAGCGACACCCTCTCCCAGACGGCGCTCAACGATCTTGCCGTGAATTTCGTCAGACCCGCGCTCGCGACGATCCCGGGCGCCCAGTTGCCAAACGCCTACGGCGGCGCCGCCCGGCAGGTGCAGATCGATCTCGACCAGAACGCGCTGCGCGCCCACAGTCTCTCGGCGACCGACATCGGCAGCGCGCTCGCCCGGCAGAGCCTGATCACGCCGGTCGGCACCGAAAAGATCGGTTCCTACGAATACACGATCGACCTCAACGATTCTCCAAAAGCCATTGAAGATTTCGATAACCTGCCGATTAAAGTGGTCAACGGCGCGGTGGTCTTCATGCGCGACGTCGCCCATGTCCATAACGGTTCGCCACCGCAGACCAACGTCGTGCAGTCGGATGGCCGCAAGGGCGTGCTGATGTCGGTGCTGAAGATCGGCTCCGCTTCGACCCTCGACATCATCGCGGCCGTAAAAGCGCGCTTGCCGGCCATTCAGGCTACGCTTCCCGAGGGGGTCAATCTCACATATGTCGCCGATCAGTCGGGCTTCGTCAAATCCTCCGTCGCTGCCGTCGTGCGCGAAGGACTTATTGCGGCCGCGCTGACGGGCTTCATGATCCTGGTCTTTCTCGGCAGTTGGCGCTCGACCTTCATCATCACCGTTTCGATACCGCTGGCGGTGCTTAGCTCGCTGATCGTGCTTTCGGCGCTTGGCCAGACCATCAATGTGATGACGCTCGGCGGTTTGGCGCTCGCGGTCGGTATTCTGGTCGACGATGCGACGGTCACCATCGAAAACATCAATCGCCACATGGAGGAGCAGGGCGAAGATATCCTGACGGCCATCACCCACGGCGCGCAGGAAATCATGGCCCCGGCGACGATCGCGCTGCTTTGCATCTGCATCGCTTTCGTACCGCTGCTTTCGCTTGGCGGGGTCGCCGGTTATCTGTTCCGACCGTTGGCGATGGCGGTTGTGTTCGCGATGATCGCCTCTTACATTTTGACCTATACGCTGGTGCCGACGATGGCGCATTTTCTCCTGCGCAACCAGCACCATCATTCGTCTCCCTCGGAAGATGGCGGACCGTCGCCGAAAGGCTTTTTCGCCCGCTTCCAACATGGGTTCGAACATTATTTCGAACGATTGCGGCAAGGCTATCTGGGCTTGCTGGAATTGGCGCTGCAGCATCGTTTCTGGTTCGCCGGCGGCTTCCTCTGCGTAGCCTTGGCGTCGCTCGGCCTCGCTCCGTTCCTTGGGCAGGATTTCTTCCCCTCGATCGATGCCGGAACGATCAGAATTCACATGCGCGCACCAACCGGAACGAGAATCGAGGAAACGACGCGCCTGACCGATCAGGTCGAACAGAAAATCCGCGCGCTGATGCCGCCTGATCGGATAGCGAGCATCGTCGACAATATTGGTTTGCCGAACAGCGGCATCAATATTTCATATGGAAGTTCCGGCACGATCGGCGTCTTCGATGCCGACATATCGGTCAGCTTGAATGAAGGGAAGACCGCCACGGACGTCTATGTGAAGACTCTGCGCGAGAAGCTGCCGGCGGCTTTTCCTGGCACAACTTTCTCATTCCTTCCCGCTGACATCGTCACCCAGATCCTCAATTTTGGCTCGCCGGCGCCGCTCGATGTTCAGATCGCCGGCGCCGACCTCAACGCCAGCCGCGCCTTCGCGAACAAGCTGTTTGCGAAGATCCGCTACATCCCGGGCGTTGCGGATCCCCGCATCCAGGAGCAATTCCAGAACCCCTCGCTGAAAGTCGATTTCAATCGCGAACTCGCCGGCGTCGTCGGGTTGACGGAAAGCGATGCCGCTGCGGCCATTCAGGCGACGCTGTCGGGCAGCACGCAGACGGCGCCAACCTACTGGCTGAACCCGGCAAATGGCGTGTCCTATCCGGTTTCCGTCCAAACGCCGCAATATGGCATCGACACGCTGGGAGAACTCAAGAACCTGCCGTTGGCCGCCGCTCAGTCCACCCAATTGCTGGGAGGCCTCGCAACCTTCTCGCCCGAGCCACTCGATGCGGTCGTTTCACACTACGATATCAGGCCTGTCGTCAACATCTATGCGACGGCGCAAGGCCGGGATCTTGGCAGCGTCGCCGCCGATGTGCAGAAAATCGTCGACGATTCCCGCGCGGACCTGCCCAAAGGTTCGACCGTCACGATCCGGGGTCAGGCGGGCACCATGACGGATGCTTACAGGCAGTTGTTTATCGGTTTGGCCATGTCGATCCTCCTGATCTATCTGCTGATCGTCGTCAATTTCCAGTCCTGGATCGATCCTTTCGTTATCATCATGGCGCTTCCGGCGGCTCTGGCCGGCATCGTCTGGATGCTGTTCCTCACCTTTACGACCCTGTCCGTGCCCGCTCTCACCGGCGCGATCATGTGCATGGGCGTCGCCACGGCCAACAGCATTCTGGTCGTCAGCTTCGCACGCGAGCGGCTCTCTGAAGGCAAAGACGCGCTGACCGCCGCGCTGGAAGCGGGCGTCACGCGATTCAGGCCCGTGATCATGACGGCCTTGGCCATGATCATCGGCATGGCGCCGATGGCGATCGAACCCGGACAGAACTCGCCTCTCGGCCGCGCAGTCATCGGTGGCCTGCTTTTTGCTACTTTCGCGACGCTGGTGTTCGTGCCGGTTTTGTTCAGCATCGCCCATGGACGCCAACCACGTCCCGTCGAGGCCGCCGATCCGGCCGCCGGCGCGCCTTCCCACGCCTAA
- a CDS encoding efflux RND transporter periplasmic adaptor subunit, protein MSSESSARRRARPRRILFLLGFVAVCAISLAAFGILDRARGKQEVKAWTDEQAIPTVRLVQAEPGPPEQSLLLPGNVSAFNSSSLFARASGYVTAWHSDIGAHLKKGDVLVTISAPDLDQQLEEAKAQLVQLQAAVEQAQANADLGQVTNGRTARLVAQGWSTLEQGDTDRLTAASRNAALAVAKANVRAQQAVVNRLQELSGFEQIKAPFDGVVTARNVNIGDLLNAGGTSGRALYQVADIHRMRIFVNVPQAFLGDLKPGVKATLHLPGQQETFEAELTSTSNALEETSRTALIELQADNPDGKLWPGAFTEVQFHIPSDPGTLRIPSTALIFGTNGMRVAAVDANNKVVLKPVRLGRDLGNRVEIQSGLSLTDRLIDNPQESIEAGAIVRIAGSDVKRPKLAAAE, encoded by the coding sequence ATGTCTTCCGAATCCTCCGCCCGTCGCCGCGCCAGGCCGCGCCGGATCTTGTTTTTGCTGGGCTTCGTTGCGGTTTGCGCGATCTCTCTGGCCGCGTTCGGTATCCTCGATCGCGCCAGGGGCAAGCAGGAGGTCAAAGCCTGGACCGACGAGCAAGCGATTCCGACCGTGCGTCTGGTTCAAGCTGAACCCGGTCCGCCGGAACAGTCGTTGCTGCTGCCGGGAAACGTCAGCGCCTTCAATAGCAGTTCGCTGTTCGCCCGCGCCAGCGGCTACGTGACCGCCTGGCATAGCGATATCGGCGCGCATTTGAAGAAGGGCGACGTGCTTGTGACGATCTCGGCGCCCGATCTCGACCAGCAACTTGAAGAGGCGAAGGCGCAGCTCGTCCAATTGCAGGCCGCCGTCGAGCAGGCGCAGGCGAACGCTGATCTCGGCCAGGTGACCAACGGGCGGACGGCGCGGCTCGTCGCTCAGGGGTGGTCGACCTTGGAACAGGGTGACACTGATCGCTTGACGGCGGCCTCGCGGAACGCGGCGTTGGCGGTCGCCAAAGCGAATGTGAGGGCCCAGCAGGCTGTGGTCAACAGGCTCCAGGAGCTGTCCGGCTTCGAACAGATCAAGGCGCCCTTCGACGGCGTCGTCACGGCACGCAACGTCAATATCGGCGATCTCCTCAACGCCGGCGGTACGTCGGGGAGGGCCCTCTACCAGGTCGCCGACATCCATCGCATGCGCATTTTTGTGAATGTCCCGCAAGCGTTCCTTGGCGACCTCAAGCCTGGCGTCAAGGCGACGCTGCATCTGCCCGGGCAGCAGGAGACTTTCGAGGCGGAGCTGACGTCGACCTCAAATGCGCTGGAGGAAACCTCCCGCACCGCCCTGATCGAGCTGCAGGCAGACAATCCCGACGGGAAGCTGTGGCCCGGCGCCTTCACGGAGGTACAGTTCCACATTCCCTCCGACCCCGGCACGTTGCGCATTCCGTCCACGGCGCTGATTTTCGGGACAAATGGAATGCGCGTGGCTGCAGTCGACGCCAACAACAAGGTCGTTCTAAAACCCGTGCGACTGGGCCGCGATCTCGGCAACCGCGTCGAGATTCAATCCGGTCTGTCCTTAACCGATCGGCTGATCGACAATCCGCAAGAATCGATAGAAGCGGGCGCTATTGTCCGTATCGCTGGCTCAGACGTGAAAAGACCAAAGCTCGCCGCCGCAGAATGA
- a CDS encoding (2Fe-2S)-binding protein, protein MIKLKINGQEQSWDGDPDLPLLWFLRDEVGLTGTKYGCGQALCGACTVMVDKEATRSCITSVSDVVGREVTTIEGLHPTGDHPVQKAWRQLNVPQCGYCQVGQIMQAAALLIQNPKPSHDQIVEAMSGNICRCGCYQRIENAVHLASTGV, encoded by the coding sequence ATGATCAAGTTGAAGATTAATGGCCAGGAACAAAGCTGGGATGGCGACCCGGATCTTCCGCTGCTTTGGTTTCTCCGTGATGAGGTGGGCCTGACCGGCACCAAATATGGCTGCGGCCAGGCGCTGTGCGGTGCGTGTACCGTCATGGTCGACAAGGAGGCTACGCGCTCCTGCATCACCTCGGTGTCCGACGTGGTCGGCCGCGAGGTCACCACCATCGAAGGCCTTCACCCGACCGGCGATCATCCGGTTCAGAAGGCTTGGCGACAACTCAACGTCCCGCAATGCGGCTATTGCCAGGTCGGCCAAATCATGCAGGCGGCCGCGTTGCTGATACAAAATCCAAAACCGTCCCACGATCAGATAGTTGAAGCGATGTCCGGCAACATCTGCCGCTGCGGCTGTTACCAGCGCATCGAAAACGCCGTGCATCTCGCATCGACGGGGGTGTGA
- a CDS encoding xanthine dehydrogenase family protein molybdopterin-binding subunit — protein MTINTNPKKLRGFEQFIKVKVENVSRRSILKGLGIAGGFVLAAPVMSRPAFAAYETGASKMPHGTVVDPRVFVSIAPDGIVTIVAHRAEMGTGVRTSLPLIVAEEMEADWSRVRVQQAPGDEVRYGNQDTDGSRSTRHYLIPMRQIGASARSMLEAAAAKRWGVPASEVKAANHEVVHNASGRRIGFGDLAADAAKEPVPSIEGLKLKDPKDFRYLGKGEISIVDLRDITTGTAHYGSDTRLPGMKYAVIARPPVTGGKLASFDAAEAMKVSGVEKVMEVKGWPWPSKFQPLGGVAVIARNTGAAIKGRDALKVVWDDGPNGKYDSVAYRAELEEAARKPGLIVRKEGDVDAALKGADKVIVGEYYLPHLAHVSMETPVAVADVKGDKAEIWAPVQSAGGTREDVAKTLGIPEENVTVNVTLLGGGFGRKSKCDFALEAALLSKELGAPVKVQWTRDDDIRHDFLHTVSVERIEAGLDKNGKVIAWRHRSVAPSIASTFAAGTVQQAPFELGMGLVDMPFEIANIQCENPEAAAHTRIGWFRSVSNIPHAFAVQSMVGELAHTTNRDQKEMLLELIGSPRIVDLSSVKDLWNYGEPYSSYPIDTARLRRAVELVAEKGEWGRSVSKGHGLGIAVHRSFVSYIATIVEVAVDDKGKFTVPRVDTAIDCGTYVNPERIRSQIEGAAIMGISLAKYGEITFKDGKVQQGNYDDFQVIRIDEAPRVTNVYIVPPGPDTPPSGVGEPGVPPFAPALANAIFAATGKRIRVLPIGKQLET, from the coding sequence ATGACAATCAATACGAACCCCAAAAAACTCCGTGGCTTTGAACAGTTCATCAAGGTCAAGGTCGAGAACGTTTCGCGTCGCAGCATCCTGAAGGGCCTCGGCATCGCCGGAGGCTTCGTGCTCGCCGCTCCCGTGATGTCACGCCCCGCCTTCGCCGCGTACGAGACCGGCGCGAGCAAGATGCCGCACGGCACCGTGGTCGACCCTCGTGTTTTCGTGTCGATCGCACCGGATGGCATAGTTACGATCGTCGCACACCGTGCGGAGATGGGAACAGGCGTCAGAACCAGCCTGCCGTTGATCGTAGCCGAAGAGATGGAAGCCGACTGGTCGCGCGTCCGCGTCCAGCAGGCTCCAGGCGACGAAGTCAGATACGGCAACCAGGATACCGACGGATCACGTAGCACACGGCACTATCTGATCCCGATGCGCCAGATCGGCGCCTCGGCTCGCTCGATGCTTGAAGCCGCCGCGGCGAAGCGCTGGGGCGTACCGGCCAGCGAAGTGAAGGCTGCCAATCACGAAGTGGTCCACAATGCGAGTGGACGCCGCATCGGATTCGGCGATTTGGCCGCCGATGCAGCGAAAGAGCCGGTGCCGAGTATCGAAGGCCTGAAGCTGAAGGACCCGAAGGATTTTCGCTATCTCGGCAAAGGCGAGATCAGCATCGTCGACCTGCGCGACATCACCACCGGCACGGCGCATTACGGCTCCGACACGCGCCTGCCCGGCATGAAGTACGCCGTCATCGCGCGGCCTCCGGTCACCGGCGGCAAGCTCGCGTCGTTCGACGCAGCAGAGGCCATGAAGGTTTCCGGCGTCGAAAAGGTCATGGAAGTGAAGGGATGGCCGTGGCCCTCCAAGTTCCAGCCGCTCGGCGGGGTCGCCGTGATTGCTCGCAACACCGGTGCTGCGATCAAGGGCCGCGATGCGCTGAAGGTTGTCTGGGATGACGGACCTAACGGCAAATACGACTCGGTCGCCTATCGGGCCGAACTCGAGGAAGCCGCGCGCAAGCCGGGGCTGATCGTGCGCAAGGAGGGCGACGTCGATGCCGCCTTGAAGGGCGCCGACAAGGTGATCGTGGGTGAATATTACCTGCCGCACCTTGCCCATGTCTCCATGGAGACGCCTGTCGCTGTCGCCGACGTCAAAGGCGACAAGGCCGAAATCTGGGCGCCTGTGCAAAGTGCGGGTGGAACCCGCGAAGACGTCGCGAAGACGCTCGGCATTCCCGAGGAGAATGTGACCGTCAACGTCACGCTGCTCGGCGGCGGATTCGGGCGAAAGTCGAAGTGCGATTTCGCGCTGGAAGCGGCCCTGCTTTCGAAGGAACTCGGTGCGCCGGTCAAGGTGCAATGGACGCGGGACGACGATATTCGCCACGATTTCCTGCACACGGTTTCCGTGGAACGCATCGAGGCCGGACTCGACAAGAACGGCAAGGTAATCGCGTGGCGTCATCGCAGCGTCGCACCGAGCATCGCGTCGACATTTGCGGCGGGTACGGTGCAGCAGGCACCTTTCGAACTCGGCATGGGACTTGTCGACATGCCGTTCGAGATCGCCAATATCCAGTGCGAGAACCCGGAAGCGGCAGCACACACCCGCATCGGCTGGTTCCGCTCAGTGTCGAATATCCCGCATGCCTTCGCCGTGCAGTCCATGGTTGGCGAGCTCGCGCACACCACCAACCGCGATCAGAAGGAAATGTTGTTGGAGCTCATCGGCTCTCCGCGAATCGTTGACCTGTCTTCCGTGAAGGATCTCTGGAACTACGGCGAGCCCTACTCCAGCTATCCGATCGACACAGCGCGGCTGCGGCGTGCCGTCGAGCTGGTCGCTGAGAAGGGCGAATGGGGAAGGTCGGTGTCCAAAGGCCATGGGCTCGGGATTGCCGTCCACCGCAGTTTTGTCAGCTATATCGCGACCATCGTCGAGGTGGCCGTGGACGACAAGGGCAAGTTCACGGTGCCTCGGGTCGACACCGCGATCGACTGCGGGACATATGTGAACCCCGAACGAATCCGGTCCCAGATCGAGGGCGCCGCGATCATGGGAATCAGCCTTGCCAAATATGGCGAGATCACCTTCAAGGACGGCAAGGTACAACAGGGCAACTATGACGACTTCCAGGTGATCCGAATTGACGAGGCTCCCCGTGTGACCAACGTCTACATCGTGCCTCCTGGCCCCGACACGCCGCCAAGCGGCGTCGGCGAGCCCGGCGTGCCGCCCTTCGCCCCGGCATTGGCAAACGCCATCTTTGCCGCGACCGGCAAGCGTATCCGGGTGCTGCCAATCGGCAAGCAACTGGAGACGTAG